A genome region from Melospiza melodia melodia isolate bMelMel2 chromosome 28, bMelMel2.pri, whole genome shotgun sequence includes the following:
- the TNNT2 gene encoding troponin T, cardiac muscle, producing MSDTEEVTEEYEQEQEEECVEEEEEEWIEEDDGQEEQVEEVEEESTEAKAEEQEDETKAAGEGGEGEREQEPGEGESKPKPKVFMPNLVPPKIPDGERLDFDDIHRKRMEKDLNELQALIEAHFESRKKEEEELLSLKDRIEQRRAERAEQQRIRSEREKERQARMAEERARKEEEEARKRAEEEARKKKAFSNMLHFGGYMQKSEKKGGKKQTEREKKKKILSERRKPLNIDHLSEDKLRDKAKELWQNIHDLEAEKFDLQEKFKRQKYEINVLRNRISDHQKVSKGARGKTMVGSRRK from the exons ATGTCAGACACGGAGGAGGTCACCGAGGAGTATGAGCA GGAGCAGGAAG AGGAGTGCGTGGAGGAAG AAGAGGAAGAATGGATAGAGGAAGATGACG GTCAGGAGGAGCAGgtagaggaggtggaggaggagagcACAGAAGCCAAGGCAGAAG AGCAAGAAGATGAAACGAAAGCAGCAGGAGAAG GTGGAGAGGGAGAGCGGGAGCAGGAGCCCGGGGAAG GGGAATCGAAGCCAAAACCCAA GGTCTTCATGCCCAATTTGGTGCCCCCCAAGATCCCAGATGGCGAGAGACTGGATTTTGAT GACATTCACCGCAAGCGCATGGAGAAGGACCTGAACGAGCTGCAGGCCCTCATCGAAGCCCACTTTGAGagcaggaagaaggaggaagaggagctgctGTCCCTCAAGGACAGGATT GAGCAGCGGCGAGCGGAGCGGGCGGAGCAGCAGCGGATCCGCAGCGAGCGGGAGAAGGAGCGCCAGGCCCGCATGGCC GAGGAAAGAGCCcgcaaggaggaagaggaggcgcGGAAGAGGGcggaggaggaggcgcggaagAAGAAGGCGTTCTCCAACATGCTGCACTTTGGGGGATACATGCAGAAG TCAGAGAAAAAGGGTGGCAAGAAGCAAACAGAgcgggagaagaagaagaagatccTCAGTGAGCGACGGAAGCCCCTGAACATCGACCACCTCAGTGAAGACAAGCTGAG GGACAAGGCCAAGGAGCTGTGGCAGAACATCCATGACCTGGAGGCTGAGAAATTTGACCTGCAGGAGAAATTCAAGCGGCAGAAATATGAG ATCAATGTTCTTCGAAATCGCATCAGTGACCACCAGAAAGT ATCCAAGGGTGCCCGTGGGAAGACCATGGTGGGCAGCCGAAGGAAGTAG